One genomic window of Thalassolituus hydrocarboniclasticus includes the following:
- a CDS encoding LysM peptidoglycan-binding domain-containing protein: MSKTIKRILVAGLMCLSTGAMALDLKSDAPQRYVVKKGDTLWDISERFTNDPWQWPEIWYQNSQIKDPHLIFPGDEIGLISIDGETRVTVTRRGEGSRTVKLSPGTVKMQPTARVEPIESAIPAIPQDAIRSFLRENRVVAQEDLDKAPRVLSGVDARLLMGAGGKVYARGDFGPQVSSAYGIYRKGQVYRDPETNEVLGLEALEIGLGRVLAHDNDIVTLELERTNQQVSIGDLLLPTEDRDLAANYYPKSPERAVIGQILAVSGGVTQVGQYDVVVLNRGQRDGLEPGSVLLIKKTGAVVYDRVAAERVRLPEERAGSLMVFRTFEKMSYALIMRATKPLRVGDKVESPNQ; this comes from the coding sequence ATGAGCAAAACCATCAAGCGCATTCTCGTTGCTGGTTTGATGTGTCTTTCAACCGGTGCCATGGCGCTGGATCTGAAATCCGATGCGCCACAACGCTATGTGGTTAAAAAGGGCGATACCCTCTGGGATATCTCTGAACGCTTTACCAATGACCCCTGGCAGTGGCCGGAAATCTGGTATCAGAACAGCCAGATCAAAGATCCGCACCTGATTTTCCCGGGTGATGAGATCGGTCTGATCAGTATCGATGGTGAAACCCGCGTGACCGTCACCCGACGCGGTGAAGGCAGCCGTACCGTGAAGTTATCTCCGGGTACGGTGAAAATGCAGCCAACCGCCCGTGTTGAACCCATTGAGTCTGCAATTCCTGCGATTCCACAGGATGCAATCCGCAGCTTCCTGCGTGAGAACCGGGTTGTTGCTCAGGAAGATCTCGATAAAGCGCCGCGGGTTCTGTCTGGCGTGGATGCCCGTCTTCTGATGGGCGCCGGCGGTAAAGTGTATGCCCGTGGTGACTTTGGCCCACAGGTTTCCAGTGCCTATGGTATTTACCGCAAAGGCCAGGTTTATCGTGATCCGGAAACCAATGAAGTGCTGGGTCTGGAAGCGCTTGAAATTGGTCTGGGGCGTGTCCTTGCGCATGACAATGATATTGTCACGCTGGAACTGGAACGTACCAATCAGCAGGTTTCAATAGGCGATTTATTGCTGCCGACGGAAGACCGTGATCTGGCGGCCAATTATTACCCGAAATCTCCGGAGCGTGCGGTGATTGGTCAGATTCTGGCAGTATCCGGCGGCGTGACTCAGGTGGGTCAGTATGATGTCGTGGTACTTAACCGTGGTCAGCGTGATGGTCTGGAGCCTGGCTCTGTACTGCTGATTAAAAAGACCGGCGCCGTGGTGTATGACCGCGTGGCCGCTGAACGGGTACGTTTACCGGAAGAGCGTGCCGGCAGTCTGATGGTGTTCCGCACCTTCGAAAAAATGTCTTATGCCCTGATCATGCGGGCGACCAAACCGCTGCGTGTTGGCGATAAGGTGGAATCTCCGAATCAATAA
- the dprA gene encoding DNA-processing protein DprA, translated as MLRDELLLAWWRLAKLPGVGSVTLGDIRQNLSRPHDLLSCTAAQLESFGLKAEAAGRWQNDPSLSDGFEVIQHWRSLNRCGVLLAGVAPYPGILASLRDAPTFLYYHGDLACFSQPMIAMVGSRNPTPYGAEWAQQTASQLAAAGLTVVSGMAIGIDGAVHQGALSCGRTIAVLGSGPDVIYPQRHLGLAQMVMQKGLLLSEFAPGTEPQAKHFPSRNRIISGLSLGTVVVEAAIKSGSLITARQAAEQGREVFALPGAVTNPLSHGCHQLIREGACLVQNAQDILQELNLLPEQAQTQLELTEPVSAAVPVLVTQVDYSATSTDVIALRSALPISQLLPQLLDLELQGWLAQVPGGYMRLK; from the coding sequence ATGCTCAGGGACGAGCTGTTACTGGCCTGGTGGCGTCTGGCAAAATTGCCGGGCGTCGGCAGCGTTACTCTTGGCGATATCCGCCAGAATCTTTCCCGTCCGCACGACCTCTTATCCTGCACCGCTGCGCAGCTGGAATCCTTTGGCCTGAAGGCCGAAGCCGCCGGGCGCTGGCAGAATGATCCATCGCTCAGTGATGGTTTTGAGGTGATACAGCACTGGCGCAGCCTGAATCGTTGCGGCGTGTTGCTGGCTGGCGTCGCTCCTTACCCTGGTATTCTTGCCAGCCTGCGCGATGCCCCCACTTTTCTTTATTACCACGGTGATCTGGCCTGCTTCAGCCAGCCGATGATCGCTATGGTCGGCAGCCGTAACCCAACCCCTTATGGCGCAGAATGGGCGCAGCAAACAGCCAGTCAGCTGGCGGCGGCTGGTCTGACGGTCGTCAGTGGCATGGCGATTGGCATTGATGGCGCCGTGCATCAGGGAGCGCTTAGTTGTGGACGCACCATTGCGGTACTCGGCAGTGGCCCGGATGTGATTTATCCGCAGCGCCATCTGGGGCTGGCGCAGATGGTGATGCAAAAAGGACTGTTGTTGTCGGAATTTGCCCCGGGAACAGAGCCCCAGGCCAAACATTTTCCTTCCCGTAACCGTATTATCAGCGGCCTGAGCCTCGGTACTGTGGTGGTGGAAGCGGCGATTAAAAGTGGCTCGCTGATTACCGCGCGCCAGGCCGCAGAACAGGGCCGCGAAGTTTTTGCCTTACCCGGTGCGGTGACCAACCCGCTCAGCCATGGTTGCCATCAGCTGATCCGCGAAGGTGCCTGTCTGGTACAGAATGCGCAGGATATTCTGCAGGAGCTGAATCTGTTGCCGGAACAGGCTCAGACACAACTGGAATTAACCGAACCGGTATCTGCCGCGGTGCCGGTATTGGTTACTCAGGTGGATTACAGTGCGACCAGCACCGATGTGATTGCCCTGCGCAGTGCCTTACCCATCTCGCAATTATTACCGCAACTTCTCGACCTTGAATTGCAGGGCTGGCTGGCACAGGTGCCAGGTGGTTATATGCGGCTGAAGTAA